The following proteins come from a genomic window of Frankia casuarinae:
- a CDS encoding helix-turn-helix domain-containing protein — translation MATGGRAPTRPGPIPPAVGDDHGRPRPDDEVREIATVGRQTVLMGQFPAGLSEILAAEFDALGEEIIAAIAREVPAYARPLEGKFGHGVRRGVDEALFRFLSLVEAGPHCTVDLAASREVYVRLGRGEVYAGRSLDNLLSAYRVGARVSWRRLGEAAARRGGLDGPALVSLAEMMFAYIDGISAASAEGYASEQYTAAGELERLWDRLGEMLLSGAAGGAIAQVARSGNVRLPGRLAAVLVPAPTGSAATHPADGEADHEADHEADHEADPWAGSLPSRLPSGCPRAVQGADIWVFVGSTERAATRAALAKQLAGLAAVVGPAVPWGQAAASAARARFACDARSAGRLRGIAAADPLFTDEHLSALLLASDPGLITDLASRRLAPLDGLPDRTRERLAETLLHWLTLRGQRGLIAERLHIHPQTVRYRVNQLRELFGPCLEDPDTRFDLELVLRAGGAEDVATDPVSAAVREDTDEGRGPGSRRPAAVRGRPLGP, via the coding sequence ATGGCCACGGGAGGCCGTGCCCCGACCCGCCCGGGACCGATTCCGCCGGCCGTCGGCGACGACCACGGGCGGCCCCGCCCAGACGACGAGGTGCGGGAGATTGCGACGGTCGGGCGGCAAACTGTCCTCATGGGACAGTTTCCAGCCGGGCTGAGCGAGATCCTCGCTGCCGAGTTCGACGCTCTGGGTGAAGAGATTATCGCCGCGATCGCCCGGGAGGTTCCCGCCTACGCGCGCCCGCTGGAGGGCAAGTTCGGCCATGGGGTGCGCCGCGGAGTCGACGAGGCGTTGTTCCGCTTCCTCAGCCTGGTCGAGGCCGGTCCCCACTGCACTGTCGACCTCGCCGCCAGCCGGGAGGTTTATGTCCGTCTCGGCCGCGGCGAGGTGTACGCGGGACGGTCGTTGGACAACCTGCTGAGCGCCTACCGGGTGGGCGCCCGCGTCTCCTGGCGGCGCCTCGGGGAGGCGGCGGCCCGCCGCGGCGGGCTGGACGGCCCGGCGCTGGTGTCCCTCGCCGAGATGATGTTCGCCTACATCGACGGCATCTCCGCGGCCTCCGCCGAGGGCTACGCCTCCGAGCAGTACACCGCGGCCGGTGAACTGGAGCGGCTGTGGGACCGGCTGGGCGAGATGCTGCTGTCCGGCGCGGCCGGCGGGGCGATCGCGCAGGTCGCCCGTTCCGGCAACGTGCGGCTGCCCGGCCGGCTGGCCGCCGTGCTCGTCCCCGCCCCGACCGGCTCCGCGGCCACCCACCCGGCTGACGGCGAAGCCGACCACGAGGCCGACCACGAGGCCGACCACGAGGCCGACCCCTGGGCAGGCTCGCTCCCCTCCCGGTTGCCCTCGGGCTGCCCCCGCGCCGTGCAGGGGGCAGACATCTGGGTGTTCGTCGGCTCAACCGAGCGGGCGGCCACCCGGGCGGCACTGGCGAAACAGCTCGCCGGGCTCGCCGCGGTGGTGGGACCGGCCGTGCCGTGGGGTCAGGCGGCGGCGAGCGCGGCGCGGGCGAGGTTCGCCTGCGATGCCCGCAGCGCCGGGCGGCTTCGCGGTATCGCCGCGGCCGACCCCCTGTTCACCGACGAACATCTCAGCGCCCTGCTGCTGGCCAGCGACCCCGGGCTCATCACCGACCTCGCGTCCCGCCGGCTCGCCCCCCTTGACGGGCTGCCCGACCGGACCAGGGAACGGCTGGCCGAGACCCTCCTGCACTGGCTGACCCTGCGGGGGCAGCGCGGGCTGATCGCCGAGCGGTTGCACATCCATCCGCAGACCGTCCGCTACCGGGTCAACCAGCTTCGCGAGCTGTTCGGACCATGTCTGGAGGACCCTGACACCCGCTTCGATCTCGAACTGGTGCTGCGCGCCGGGGGCGCCGAGGACGTGGCCACCGACCCGGTGAGCGCCGCGGTCCGCGAGGACACGGACGAGGGCCGGGGCCCGGGCTCCCGCCGTCCCGCGGCGGTGCGGGGTCGGCCACTCGGGCCGTGA
- a CDS encoding endonuclease/exonuclease/phosphatase family protein gives MRLGSFNIMHGLSLTDGTVEPARFAAAVSALGVDVLGLQEVDLDQPRSGGLDLAAEAAAMIGAGDDDWRFVPTVFGTPGVGWRPADGQRRDDEPAYGIALISRLPVREWRVIDLGRAPVRSPIAIPGGPDRRGRLIMLDDEPRAAIAARVESAGGPLTVVNTHLSFVPGWNAVQLRRLARRLADVPGPLVLLGDLNLPGRLPAALTRWRRLAVTPTYPAHSPRVQLDHVLARGPVGRIIAVQARRVPISDHLALSVDLADPRA, from the coding sequence GTGCGGCTGGGCTCCTTCAACATCATGCACGGCCTGTCGCTCACGGATGGGACGGTCGAGCCCGCCCGCTTCGCCGCGGCCGTCTCCGCTCTCGGCGTGGACGTCCTCGGGCTCCAGGAGGTCGATCTCGACCAGCCACGATCGGGTGGGCTGGACCTCGCCGCGGAGGCGGCGGCGATGATCGGAGCCGGCGACGACGACTGGCGGTTCGTCCCCACCGTCTTCGGCACGCCCGGCGTGGGCTGGCGGCCGGCTGACGGGCAGCGCCGGGACGACGAGCCGGCGTACGGCATCGCTCTGATCAGCCGGCTGCCCGTCCGTGAGTGGCGAGTGATCGACCTCGGCCGGGCGCCGGTGCGGTCCCCGATCGCGATACCGGGGGGTCCGGACAGGCGGGGACGTCTGATCATGCTCGACGACGAGCCGCGGGCCGCGATCGCCGCGCGGGTGGAGTCGGCCGGGGGCCCGCTGACGGTGGTCAACACCCATCTGTCGTTCGTGCCGGGGTGGAACGCCGTGCAGCTGCGCCGGCTGGCCCGCCGGCTCGCGGACGTCCCGGGGCCGCTGGTCCTGCTGGGCGATCTGAACCTGCCCGGCCGGCTACCGGCCGCGCTCACCCGCTGGCGCCGGTTGGCGGTGACGCCCACCTACCCCGCGCACTCCCCGCGGGTGCAGCTCGACCATGTGCTGGCCCGCGGGCCGGTAGGCAGGATCATCGCCGTGCAGGCCCGCCGCGTGCCCATCTCGGATCACCTGGCGCTGTCCGTCGACCTCGCCGACCCGCGGGCCTGA
- a CDS encoding M16 family metallopeptidase: MKSALPASSYPIERTRLGNGLRVLLAPDHTAPVVAVSVHYDVGFRSEPEGRTGFAHLFEHLMFQGSENVGKAEHPKHVQAAGGIFNGSTHPDYTDYFELLPAGALELALFLEADRMRAPKITRQNLDNQIAVVQEEIRVNVLNRPYGGFPWIKLPPVAFDTFPNAHNGYGDFSELEAASLDDAEDFFDKYYAPGNAVLTIVGDIDPEETLTFVHRYFGDIPARSVPTRVSFAEPVPSTERRAVLTDPLAPRAALAVGYRVPDPIGDLSTYLSYYLLTEILSDGDASRLERRLVQKDRSVIGVSTYLGTFGDPFEQRDPLLLTLEARQSEDASADAVLAAVDEELARLAGEGLADGELERVQARVASSLLRESDDALGRALAMAVHELQRGRPELVNELPAELSAVTGQAVAAAARTLLDQGRSVLELRAGAAS, translated from the coding sequence GTGAAGTCGGCCCTGCCGGCATCCTCCTATCCGATCGAGCGGACCCGGCTCGGTAACGGCCTGCGCGTGCTGCTCGCCCCCGACCACACCGCGCCGGTGGTGGCCGTCTCGGTGCACTACGACGTCGGGTTTCGATCCGAGCCCGAGGGCCGTACCGGATTCGCTCACCTGTTCGAGCACCTGATGTTCCAGGGCAGCGAGAACGTCGGTAAGGCCGAGCATCCGAAGCACGTCCAGGCCGCCGGCGGAATCTTCAACGGATCGACGCACCCGGACTACACGGACTATTTCGAGCTGCTCCCGGCCGGGGCGCTCGAACTGGCCCTGTTCCTGGAGGCGGACCGGATGCGGGCGCCGAAGATCACCCGCCAGAACCTGGACAACCAGATCGCCGTGGTGCAGGAGGAGATCCGGGTCAACGTCCTGAACCGCCCCTACGGGGGATTTCCCTGGATCAAGCTGCCGCCGGTCGCGTTCGACACCTTTCCGAACGCCCACAACGGCTACGGGGATTTCTCCGAGCTCGAGGCCGCGAGCTTGGACGACGCCGAGGACTTCTTCGACAAGTACTACGCACCGGGCAACGCCGTGCTGACCATCGTCGGCGACATCGACCCGGAGGAGACGCTCACCTTCGTCCACCGGTACTTCGGTGACATCCCCGCCCGCTCGGTGCCGACGCGGGTGAGTTTCGCCGAGCCGGTGCCGAGTACCGAGCGCCGGGCGGTGCTGACCGACCCGCTCGCGCCGCGCGCCGCCCTGGCGGTCGGCTACCGGGTGCCCGACCCGATCGGAGACCTGTCCACCTACCTGTCCTACTACCTGCTCACCGAGATCCTCAGCGACGGCGACGCCAGCCGGCTCGAACGCCGCCTGGTGCAGAAGGATCGCTCGGTCATCGGTGTGAGCACCTACCTTGGCACCTTCGGGGATCCGTTCGAGCAGCGTGACCCGCTGCTGCTGACCCTGGAGGCCCGCCAGTCCGAGGACGCGAGCGCGGACGCCGTCCTCGCCGCCGTCGACGAGGAACTGGCGCGGCTGGCGGGCGAGGGCCTGGCGGACGGCGAGCTGGAGCGGGTGCAGGCGCGGGTGGCGTCCTCGCTGCTGCGTGAGTCCGACGACGCGCTGGGACGGGCACTCGCCATGGCCGTGCATGAGCTGCAACGGGGACGTCCCGAGTTGGTGAACGAACTGCCCGCGGAACTGTCCGCGGTGACCGGGCAGGCCGTCGCCGCGGCCGCCCGGACGCTTCTCGACCAGGGCCGCTCGGTCCTGGAGCTGCGTGCCGGCGCCGCCTCATGA
- a CDS encoding ATP-dependent helicase: MNPRVEQPGAGVHVTIPRQPFLPGFDGDVDGDPAGGVAGPRLDPDDLRDLLEVPYTDEQIAAATAPLEPGVIIAGAGSGKTSVMAARVVWLVATGQVRPDQVLGLTFTTKAAAELSGRVRLALRKASAGAGPGGPAADGEVDGEPTVATYHAFAGRLVVDNALRLGLEPDLQLISGAARYQLAARVARSHGGKVEALTRSLGALVGELVALDAEMSEHLVDPADLVAFDGALLAEIDAALRRAEQRRGTRGVRRELRRCAAAARGRRELAALVAEYRAARRERDVLDFGDQVTCAARLAETMPEVGRAERARAAVVLLDEYQDTSVAQRRMLTGLFGGGHPVTAVGDPCQAIYGWRGASVANLDHFPTHFPGADGTPAAVYELSVNQRSGGRLLRLANTVAAQLRARHRVVELRPRPDVADQGEAVVALHVSWADEVAWIAGQLRRVVDAGTAPGDIAVLVRARGDIPALFTAMQAAGLPVEVVGLTGLLIVPEVAEIVAMLEVLDSPTANAALVRLLTGPRVRLGPRDLAALGRHAREAARVPDPVGDPDLPGRSDPLAEAVADVDPADVVALSDVLDDPGPQMSAPGRARVRRLAAEIAALRGHVGEGLLDLLHRVVATIGLDVELTATEVAVRARRQENVAAFLDVAAGFTDPDGTNSLPAFLGFLRAAREHERGLDVAGPSGADAIALMTMHRSKGLEWEVVAVPNLTSKVFPDLTVRDQWTTSPGVLPIPLRGDADDLPAFTVCAEKAALDAFRADARQYAEREERRLAYVAVTRAKSLLFASGHWWGPTQKTPRGASVFLDELAEHARTGGGLVDVWAPEPAERTNPALATPERFAWPIPYEPEPYARRLAAAEGVMARLAALSVPGASAEPAGEPFVDGPAGMTAAERVLLAELDREARLLLAEERAARLARTDVALPASLTASQIVRLRADPEAFARELVRPLPRRPVAAARRGTRFHAWVEEIFDYRALIDTEDLPGAADAELTDDDLRSLQQAFLRTAYGARRPFAIEAPFELRLAGRIVRGRIDAVYDLGGGRWEVVDWKTGRSDADDLQLGIYRLAWARLRGVDPSAVDAAFLYVRTGAVVRPPTLSEEELADLLASPSTGPAAGQARGSARSTDSAR; this comes from the coding sequence GTGAACCCGCGGGTGGAGCAGCCGGGCGCGGGCGTCCACGTGACGATTCCCCGCCAGCCGTTCCTGCCCGGTTTCGACGGCGACGTCGACGGTGACCCGGCGGGCGGCGTCGCCGGTCCCCGGCTCGACCCGGACGACCTGCGCGACCTGCTGGAGGTCCCGTATACCGACGAGCAGATCGCCGCGGCCACCGCTCCGCTCGAACCGGGGGTCATCATCGCGGGTGCGGGATCCGGCAAGACCTCGGTGATGGCCGCGCGGGTGGTCTGGCTCGTCGCCACCGGGCAGGTGCGGCCCGACCAGGTGCTCGGACTGACCTTTACGACGAAGGCGGCGGCGGAGCTGTCCGGCCGGGTGCGGCTGGCGTTGCGCAAGGCGTCGGCTGGGGCGGGCCCGGGTGGACCGGCCGCGGACGGCGAGGTGGACGGGGAGCCGACCGTCGCCACCTACCATGCCTTCGCCGGGCGGCTGGTCGTCGACAACGCCCTGCGGCTGGGGCTGGAGCCGGACCTCCAGCTGATCTCCGGCGCGGCCCGCTACCAGCTCGCCGCCCGGGTCGCCCGCTCCCACGGCGGGAAGGTGGAGGCGCTGACACGTTCGCTGGGCGCGCTCGTCGGCGAGCTCGTCGCGCTGGACGCCGAGATGAGCGAGCACCTGGTCGATCCGGCGGACCTCGTCGCGTTCGACGGCGCGCTGCTCGCCGAGATCGACGCGGCGCTGCGGCGTGCCGAGCAGCGGCGGGGCACCCGGGGCGTCCGCCGGGAGCTACGCCGGTGCGCGGCCGCCGCCCGGGGGCGCCGGGAGCTGGCCGCCCTGGTGGCGGAGTACCGGGCGGCCCGGCGGGAACGCGACGTCCTGGACTTTGGTGACCAGGTCACCTGTGCCGCGAGGCTCGCCGAGACCATGCCGGAGGTCGGTCGGGCCGAGCGGGCGCGGGCCGCTGTCGTCCTGCTCGACGAGTACCAGGACACCTCGGTGGCCCAGCGGCGGATGCTCACCGGCCTGTTCGGCGGCGGGCATCCGGTCACCGCCGTCGGCGACCCCTGCCAGGCGATCTACGGCTGGCGCGGGGCGTCGGTGGCGAACCTCGACCACTTCCCCACGCACTTCCCCGGGGCCGACGGCACGCCCGCGGCCGTCTACGAACTGTCGGTGAACCAGCGCAGCGGCGGCCGGCTGCTCCGCCTCGCCAACACCGTCGCCGCACAGCTGCGGGCCCGTCACCGCGTCGTCGAGCTCCGCCCGCGACCCGACGTGGCTGACCAGGGCGAGGCGGTGGTCGCGTTGCACGTCAGCTGGGCCGACGAGGTGGCCTGGATCGCCGGCCAGCTCCGCCGGGTGGTCGACGCCGGCACCGCTCCCGGCGACATCGCCGTGCTGGTCCGGGCCCGTGGCGACATCCCCGCGCTGTTTACCGCGATGCAGGCGGCCGGGCTGCCCGTCGAGGTCGTCGGGCTGACCGGGCTGCTCATCGTCCCGGAGGTCGCCGAGATCGTGGCCATGCTGGAGGTGCTCGACTCGCCGACGGCGAACGCCGCGCTCGTCCGGCTGCTCACGGGGCCGCGGGTGCGGCTCGGCCCCCGGGATCTCGCCGCGCTCGGCCGCCACGCGCGTGAGGCGGCGCGGGTCCCGGACCCGGTCGGCGATCCGGACCTGCCGGGACGGTCCGATCCACTTGCCGAGGCGGTCGCCGACGTCGACCCCGCCGACGTCGTCGCCCTGTCGGACGTCCTCGACGACCCCGGGCCGCAGATGTCCGCGCCGGGGCGCGCCCGGGTGCGTCGGCTTGCCGCCGAGATCGCCGCGCTGCGTGGGCACGTCGGCGAGGGCCTGCTCGACCTGCTGCACCGGGTGGTCGCGACGATCGGGCTGGACGTGGAGCTCACGGCGACCGAGGTGGCGGTGCGGGCCCGGCGCCAGGAGAACGTCGCGGCCTTCCTGGATGTGGCCGCGGGCTTCACCGATCCCGACGGCACGAACTCCCTGCCCGCGTTCCTCGGATTCCTCCGGGCGGCGCGGGAGCACGAGCGGGGTCTCGACGTCGCCGGCCCGTCCGGGGCCGACGCGATCGCCCTGATGACGATGCATCGCTCCAAGGGCCTGGAATGGGAGGTCGTCGCCGTCCCGAACCTGACCAGCAAGGTGTTCCCTGACCTGACCGTGCGCGACCAGTGGACCACCTCGCCGGGCGTGCTGCCGATCCCGCTGCGCGGCGATGCCGACGATCTGCCGGCGTTCACGGTCTGCGCCGAGAAGGCCGCCCTGGACGCCTTCCGGGCCGATGCCCGTCAGTACGCCGAGCGGGAGGAACGCCGGCTCGCCTACGTTGCGGTCACCCGGGCGAAGTCGCTGCTGTTCGCGAGCGGGCACTGGTGGGGGCCCACCCAGAAGACCCCACGCGGTGCCTCGGTGTTCCTCGACGAGCTCGCCGAGCACGCCCGCACCGGCGGTGGGCTGGTCGACGTCTGGGCGCCGGAGCCGGCGGAGCGTACCAACCCGGCGCTGGCGACGCCGGAACGGTTCGCCTGGCCGATCCCCTACGAGCCGGAGCCGTACGCCCGGCGCCTCGCCGCGGCCGAGGGGGTCATGGCGCGGCTGGCCGCGTTGAGCGTACCGGGGGCGTCGGCGGAACCGGCCGGGGAACCGTTCGTCGACGGTCCGGCCGGGATGACGGCGGCCGAGCGCGTCCTGCTCGCCGAGCTCGACCGGGAGGCCCGGCTGCTGCTCGCCGAGGAACGCGCGGCACGCCTCGCGCGGACCGATGTCGCCCTGCCGGCGAGCCTCACCGCGTCCCAGATCGTCCGGCTGCGCGCGGACCCGGAGGCGTTCGCCCGTGAGCTGGTCCGGCCGCTGCCGCGCCGTCCAGTGGCCGCGGCCCGTCGCGGCACCCGGTTCCACGCCTGGGTTGAGGAGATTTTCGACTACCGTGCACTGATCGACACCGAGGATCTGCCCGGCGCGGCCGACGCGGAGCTCACCGACGACGATCTGCGCTCGCTGCAGCAGGCGTTTCTGCGTACCGCGTACGGTGCCCGGCGGCCATTCGCGATCGAGGCACCCTTCGAGCTCCGCCTCGCCGGGCGGATCGTGCGCGGTCGCATCGACGCTGTCTACGACCTCGGCGGCGGTCGATGGGAGGTGGTCGATTGGAAGACCGGCCGGTCCGATGCCGACGATCTTCAGCTCGGGATCTACCGGCTGGCCTGGGCCCGCCTGCGGGGCGTCGACCCGAGTGCGGTCGACGCCGCCTTCCTGTACGTGCGTACCGGCGCCGTTGTCCGGCCCCCGACGTTGTCCGAGGAGGAGCTCGCCGACCTGCTCGCGAGTCCGAGCACCGGGCCCGCCGCGGGTCAGGCCCGCGGGTCGGCGAGGTCGACGGACAGCGCCAGGTGA